Part of the Calypte anna isolate BGI_N300 chromosome 21, bCalAnn1_v1.p, whole genome shotgun sequence genome is shown below.
GGAAAGTCTGTTGTGGCAAATGGCAaacctcctgcctccccagcagctcacaTAACCTCCACATCTACTTCCACACACACCTCTTCAGAAAGAAGGAAGCATTACCTGCCCAAAGTCACAAAACATTAAACCTGGCATTTGAATTTTAAGTTCTGACCCTTGATAGGTCCAAAAGGAAAGGTGGCCAGAAACCAATTTCCAATTAATTACAGTTACTGCAGTCATCACAAGAAAGAACCAATTACCAGTGGTTCAACTAGTTTGAGAGAATAGAGCTGTGTCTGTTATAGTACAGCTATGTATGTCCTCATGTGTAAAAATACCTGATGGAGACTCCTACCTAGTGGGGATAGGGGTGTGACTCCAGATGTCTTACCAACACTGGTCCTGCTTGCCTACAAGTTTGAGGCCAGTCTGATTTTGTgtgaagcagcacagagctgagtcTGTGAAGTTTAAACAGACATCACCTTACCCGGAGAAGCTCAACATCCCCAAAGAACCGGGCCACAGGCATTGGCTGGTTGCTGTCTTCATCCAAGAAAGTGCTGTTGTCCCGTTCTGTTGGCTTCTCTGGGAGATCCCCATCCTCAGAGCTAGAGCCATCTGAAGACACACAGCTGCTCTCGTCTTCACCACAGCCACGATTGCACAGATCCTCATCACTGTCCATTACTGATGAAGCATCGCTGGATTTCACTGCATTTGGCTTGAGAGGAACACTGCCCTCCTTCTGCTGTTTGTCTTCATCAGTCTCTGGaatgttttcactttttttctctggaacTGTATTGCTGTCTCCTGGATCTTCTGAACACTGATCCCCATCAGAGGTTTTTGGTGTTTCCCCCAACGCAGCAAGGTTTCCACTTCCACATTTGAGTCCTTCTAGCTCTGATTTTCCTGGactgtttttttcacatttcagccTCTTCGTGCGTCTCCTGTCAGCCACTTTGTGTGAAGAAGGCTGTTAGAAAGAAAGTAAGAGCCTAAAGCTTACTGGAAATAAAATCCCCAGATCTCTTTAGTTGCAAGGCTGCATGTGGAACAAGGTGAGCAGCACCCTGGCCGAAAGCTGCATCTCTATGGAAAATAATTAGTAGGAAATATGCAtggaaagaagcagagcaggtAGCTTACACTAAACCACAACACAGAGTCCGTCAAAGTATAAACTAGAACCGTATGTGGCTAATAGGGATGCTGTAGATGACTTTAATGCAGCAGAAGGAACCATCCCCGAGGTGGCACAGCCCCCCCGGCCCTCAGACCCCACGAACCCAAACCCTGGCGCACACAAACACAATCCTCGCACTTTATTT
Proteins encoded:
- the C21H1orf174 gene encoding UPF0688 protein C1orf174 homolog, with the protein product MAAGSTAGAPNRSRTGTRGPALSGRQRLPGRRRPPGSCAKGSLESRQPAAASAQPAGEALPATPGPERSGPRTPSPPSSHKVADRRRTKRLKCEKNSPGKSELEGLKCGSGNLAALGETPKTSDGDQCSEDPGDSNTVPEKKSENIPETDEDKQQKEGSVPLKPNAVKSSDASSVMDSDEDLCNRGCGEDESSCVSSDGSSSEDGDLPEKPTERDNSTFLDEDSNQPMPVARFFGDVELLRDLPAAALPSTAMSRREFRKLHFIAKEEEEEEEEDVV